From the genome of Aspergillus fumigatus Af293 chromosome 1, whole genome shotgun sequence, one region includes:
- a CDS encoding glycoside hydrolase family 92 protein, whose product MTLLSLFLLSSIPLALAVTNSTSLDYDVLQYVDPLIGSANGGNVFAGASLPYGMAKAVADTNSPSNQGGFTLDGSNITGFSSLHDSGTGGNPSLGNFPLFPYPKCKGDDVNGCAYPKKERHIGYHADSVKASPGYFALTMNSGIKVDMTVSHHTSLFRFQFPTDGASSPLILLDLTDLSDSRQDNGTISVDASTGRMTGHARFLPSFGSGSYVPYFCVDFQSSSAVRDNGIFVNSRASTDVKELRISRSINGYPLPGGAFVRFKAASDITVQARVGLSFISSERACSNAESEIPDFDFEATRSKATKAWQDKLAPIRVSREGVNSSLLTNFYSGIYRTMINPQDYTGENPLWESNEPYFDSFYCLWDSFRSQLPFLTIFDPASLARMVRSLIDTQKHLGWLPDCRMSLCKGYTQGGSNADVVLADAYVKGISDGIDWEAGYAAVQKDAEEEPYYWSNEGRGGLNSWKSLKYIPVEDFDYVGFGTMTRSISRTLEYSYNDFTISQMARGMKKTADAEKYESTSGYWRNLFREDQTSFVNGSDTGFKGFFQPRYLNGTWGSQDPLTCSNIDNSGRSCSLQNNAAETFESSIWEYQFFVPHDMAALVTLLGGPDRYVQRLDYLHDKGITYIGNEPSFLTVFQYHYAGRPAKSASRAHFYIPKYFNPTPAGLPGNDDSGAMGSFVAMSMMGLFPNPGQSVYLITAPFFEVVRIQSPLTGRTATVRAVNFDPTYQNIYIQSATLNGKPYTKNWVDHDFFTKGKELVLVLGRNESRWGTAEEDRPPSLSTRGGASSSGLRQRMVDFDPAALQFGEYGHARRRRHSFPFAYRHHAVAKEFTHT is encoded by the exons ATGACTCTTCTATCACTGTTCCTTCTCTCGAGCATCCCATTAGCTTTGGCCGTGACCAATTCCACATCTCTAGACTACGATGTTCTGCAATACGTCGATCCACTCATTGGAAGTGCCAACGGAG GTAATGTCTTTGCTGGTGCATCGCTTCCTTATGGTATGGCCAAGGCGGTAGCCGACACGAATTCCCCGAGCAACCAGGGAGGCTTTACACTCGATGGCAGCAATATAACTGGTTTTTCTAGCTTGCACGATTCTGGCACTGGAGGAAACCCATCCCTCGGAAACTTCCCATTGTTCCCTTATCCCAAATGCAAAGGTGACGATGTCAATGGTTGCGCTTATCCGAAGAAAGAGCGCCACATCGGATATCATGCGGACTCGGTCAAAGCTTCTCCTGGATACTTTGCACTGACCATGAACTCTGGCATTAAAGTCGATATGACCGTTTCCCATCATACATCTCTGTTCCGTTTCCAGTTCCCCACCGACGGTGCATCGAGTCCGCTTATCCTGCTTGATCTTACAGACCTATCGGATTCAAGACAGGACAATGGAACGATTTCCGTCGATGCTTCTACCGGACGCATGACGGGCCATGCGCGCTTTCTGCCCAGCTTCGGGAGTGGATCATACGTGCCGTACTTCTGTGTTGACTTTCAGAGCAGCTCTGCAGTTCGCGATAACGGAATATTTGTCAATTCACGCGCGAGCACAGACGTGAAGGAATTGAGGATATCTCGGAGTATCAATGGATACCCTCTTCCA GGAGGTGCCTTTGTCCGGTTTAAAGCTGCTTCGGATATTACGGTGCAGGCCCGAGTGGGGTTGAGTTTCATCAGCAGCGAGCGGGCATGCTCCAATGCTGAGTCTGAGATCCCGGATTTCGATTTTGAAGCCACACGCTCAAAGGCTACCAAGGCGTGGCAGGACAAGCTTGCCCCTATTCGCGTGTCCAGAGAAGGCGTCAATTCTTCTCTTCTAACCAACTTCTACAGTGGCATCTACCGTACAATGATTAATCCGCAGGATTACACTGGGGAAAACCCACTCTGGGAGAGTAATGAGCCATACTTTGACTCTTTTTACTG TTTATGGGATTCTTTCCGGTCTCAGCTACCCTTTTTGACCATATTCGACCCCGCGTCGCTGGCACGGATGGTCCGCTCGCTCATTGATACTCAGAAGCATCTGGGCTGGCTTCCGGATTGTCGCATGTCTCTCTGCAAAG GGTACACTCAAGGAGGATCTAACGCAGACGTCGTTCTCGCCGATGCATACGTGAAAGGCATTTCCGATGGCATCGACTGGGAAGCCGGTTATGCAGCCGTTCAGAAAGATGCTGAGGAAGAACCGTACTACTGGTCAAACGAAGGCCGAGGTGGGCTGAACAGCTGGAAATCGCTGAAGTACATTCCCGTCGAGGACTTTGACTACGTCGGCTTTGGCACTATGACCCGCAGCATTTCCCGCACTCTTGAGTATTCCTATAATGATTTCACCATCTCGCAAATGGCGCGTGGCATGAAAAAGACAGCCGATGCAGAAAAATATGAGAGTACTTCGGGTTACTGGAGAAACCTGTTCCGTGAGGATCAGACTTCGTTCGTCAATGGTAGCGACACTGGGTTCAAGGGGTTCTTCCAGCCCCGATATCTGAATGGCACTTGGGGGTCCCAG GATCCTCTGACATGTTCAAACATTGACAACAGTGGGAGATCATGCTCGCTCCAAAACAACGCAGCAGAGACGTTTGAGTCCAGCATCTGGGAATACCAATT CTTCGTCCCTCACGACATGGCCGCTCTCGTTACCCTTCTTGGAGGACCAGACCGATACGTCCAACGACTCGACTATCTCCATGATAAAGGAATCACCTACATCGGCAACGAGCCATCTTTCCTAACCGTCTTCCAATACCACTACGCCGGCCGCCCCGCCAAATCAGCCTCTCGCGCGCATTTCTACATCCCCAAATACTTCAACCCCACGCCAGCCGGCCTCCCAGGCAACGACGACTCGGGCGCTATGGGTTCCTTCGTCGCCATGTCAATGATGGGCCTGTTCCCTAACCCGGGACAAAGCGTCTACCTGATCACCGCGCCGTTTTTCGAGGTCGTTCGCATCCAGTCCCCATTGACCGGCCGCACAGCAACCGTCCGTGCAGTGAACTTCGACCCGACGTACCAGAACATCTACATCCAGTCTGCCACGCTGAATGGCAAGCCATACACTAAGAACTGGGTCGACCATGACTTTTTCACCAAGGGAAAGGAGCTGGTACTTGTTCTAGGTAGAAACGAGAGTCGCTGGGGAACAGCCGAGGAGGATCGGCCGCCTTCCTTGTCGACTCGAGGAGGGGCCTCTTCTTCGGGCCTCAGGCAGAGAATGGTTGATTTCGACCCCGCTGCTCTCCAGTTCGGCGAGTATGGCCACGCGAGGCGACGACGTCACTCTTTTCCGTTTGCTTACCGGCACCATGCTGTTGCCAAGGAATTCACCCACACGTAG
- a CDS encoding PaaI family thioesterase → MPPPVPSRAFFREVSTKHGPYIVSCLPTKSQRLPKIPNRTLPPSSTCSRVLGPRLHRQYTTASAQSQTAKPYQLLRRIVGFTAIAIVAFSTGLAYQTQKTVSRMMAASMPTDEETLTAFVPSDELSKEVEEYIRNHPVTLALRQNPAYTESRPHMKIPQELRARHLTAGILATPGGIVVPPYVFCEEGGKSLTAIFYLGSDVSGHPGIVHGGLLATLLDESMARCCFPALPNKVGVTANLNIDYRRPAMANNYAVLKAKTVKVEGRKAWVEAHIETLPEDGKEPVILVEAKALFVEPKQAAAMASLYKITN, encoded by the exons ATGCCCCCGCCAGTCCCGTCCAGAGCTTTCTTTCGCGAAGTCTCCACTAAGCACGGCCCGTATATTGTTTCTTGTCTGCCTACAAAGTCCCAACGCCTGCCGAAGATCCCCAATCGGACGCTCCCGCCTTCTTCAACTTGTTCGCGCGTCCTTGGCCCCCGTTTACACCGACAGTATACCACAG cttcagCGCAGTCTCAAACAGCTAAACCTTACCAGCTTCTACGTCGCATTGTCGGATTCACggccattgccatcgtcgCATTTTCTACCGGGCTTGCTTATCAGACTCAGAAAACCGTATCGCGCATGATGGCTGCCAGCATGCCCACCGACGAGGAAACTCTCACTGCCTTTGTACCTTCGGATGAGTTGTcgaaggaggtcgaggagtACATTCGCAATCACCCTGTGACACTTGCTTTGCGCCAAAACCCGGCCTATACCGAATCGCGACCACATATGAAGATCCCGCAAGAGTTGCGCGCGCGTCATCTAACGGCCGGCATCCTTGCGACTCCGGGCGGAATTGTGGTGCCGCCTTATGTTTTCTGCGAGGAGGGCGGAAAGAGCCTGACTGCCATCTTTTACCTTGGCTCCGATGTCTCCGGTCATCCTGGCATTGTCCACGGGGGTCTTTTGGCCACGCTGCTGGATGAGTCTATGGCCAGGTGCTGCTTCCCCGCGCTGCCAAACAAAGTGGGTGTGACAGCCAATCTGAACATTGACTACCGGCGCCCGGCGATGGCCAACAACTATGCTGTCTTGAAGGCGAAAACGGTCAAGGTGGAGGGCCGGAAGGCTTGGGTTGAGGCGCATATTGAAACTCTTCCTGAGGATGGTAAAGAGCCAGTGATACTGGTGGAAGCAAAGGCTCTGTTTGTTGAGCCCAAGCAAGCTGCG GCCATGGCGAGTCTGTACAAAATTACCAACTAG